From one Brevundimonas sp. PAMC22021 genomic stretch:
- a CDS encoding sigma-54 dependent transcriptional regulator: MRSTGSDILVVDDEADIRELVSGLLEDEGHAVRVASNSDEALAAIRARRPSLAILDIWMQGGGLDGLELLDVIRTLDADLPVVMISGHGNIETAVSALKRGAYDFIEKPFKSDRLVVVVERAIEAATLRRENRRLRAQTMVPSGLIGRSAAAQALRSTIGKVAQANSRVLISGPAGSGKELVARQIHENSPRARAEFVAISAAGMTPERLDVELFGEEGQDGRPRKIGVFERAHNGTLYLDEISDMPRESQSRILRVLVDQRFRRVGGEQDVQVDVRVVTSTSRDLKAEIAEGRFREDLFHRLNVVPIRVPALSERREDIAELVEFFVDTIAGSQGLPRRTIGDDAVAVLQVHPWPGNIRQLRNNVERLLILATGDPAQPITADMLPQEVATSNSPSSLGAERTIALPLREAREVFEREYLAAQIMRFGGNISRTAAFIGMERSALHRKLKSLGVSPARGPEEEEAA; this comes from the coding sequence ATGCGATCGACAGGTTCCGACATTCTGGTCGTCGATGACGAAGCCGACATTCGCGAGCTGGTCTCCGGCCTGCTGGAGGACGAAGGGCACGCGGTGCGCGTCGCCTCCAACTCCGACGAGGCGCTGGCGGCGATCCGGGCGCGCCGGCCGTCGCTGGCCATCCTCGACATCTGGATGCAGGGCGGCGGGCTGGACGGGCTGGAGCTGCTGGACGTCATCAGGACGCTGGACGCCGACCTGCCGGTGGTGATGATCTCGGGCCACGGCAACATCGAGACGGCGGTCAGCGCGCTGAAGCGGGGCGCCTACGACTTCATCGAAAAGCCCTTCAAGTCGGACAGGCTGGTGGTGGTGGTCGAGCGGGCCATCGAGGCCGCGACGCTGAGGCGGGAGAACCGGCGGCTGCGCGCCCAGACCATGGTCCCCAGCGGCCTGATCGGACGTTCGGCGGCGGCGCAGGCGCTGCGTTCGACCATCGGCAAGGTGGCCCAGGCCAACAGCCGCGTCCTGATCTCCGGTCCCGCCGGATCGGGCAAGGAGCTGGTCGCGCGCCAGATCCACGAGAACAGCCCGCGCGCCCGCGCCGAGTTCGTCGCCATCTCCGCCGCCGGCATGACGCCCGAGCGACTGGACGTGGAGTTGTTCGGCGAAGAAGGCCAAGACGGCCGGCCGCGCAAGATCGGCGTGTTCGAGCGCGCTCACAACGGCACCCTCTATCTCGATGAGATCAGCGACATGCCGCGCGAGAGCCAGAGCCGCATCCTGCGCGTTCTGGTGGACCAGCGGTTCCGCCGTGTCGGCGGCGAGCAGGACGTTCAGGTGGACGTGCGCGTGGTCACCTCGACCTCTCGCGACCTGAAGGCCGAGATCGCCGAGGGCCGGTTCCGCGAGGACCTGTTCCACCGGCTGAACGTGGTGCCGATCCGCGTGCCCGCCCTGTCGGAACGGCGCGAGGACATCGCGGAGTTGGTCGAGTTCTTCGTCGACACCATCGCGGGATCGCAAGGCCTGCCGCGCCGCACCATCGGCGACGACGCCGTGGCCGTGCTGCAGGTCCACCCCTGGCCCGGCAACATCCGGCAGCTGAGGAACAACGTCGAGCGGCTGCTGATCCTGGCGACCGGCGATCCGGCCCAGCCGATCACCGCCGACATGCTGCCGCAGGAGGTGGCGACCTCCAACAGTCCGTCCTCACTAGGGGCCGAACGCACCATCGCCCTGCCGCTGCGAGAGGCGCGCGAGGTGTTCGAGCGCGAGTATCTGGCCGCCCAGATCATGCGTTTCGGCGGCAATATCTCCCGGACGGCCGCCTTTATCGGCATGGAACGCTCGGCCCTGCACCGGAAATTGAAGTCGCTGGGGGTTTCGCCCGCCCGTGGGCCCGAAGAGGAAGAAGCCGCCTGA
- a CDS encoding D-amino-acid transaminase, whose translation MSRVAYVNGVYQPHGQAVIHVEDRGFQFADGVYEVWSVFEGRLADFDGHLTRLKRSLTELKIDIPMSDGALSRVLAETIRRNRVRTGIVYLQVTRGTASRDHAFPRDVAPSVVVTARTIDLNKGEALARTGAAGVTQPDIRWGRCDIKTVGLLPNVLAKQAAREKGAYECLMFDEMGLVTEGSSTNAWIVDEHGKLRTRDAQANILKGITRMALMKLAESEGIELEERAFTVEEAKRAREVFVTAASSFVMPLVSLDGARIGDGRPGPIATRLRDVYLEQARREAI comes from the coding sequence ATGTCGCGCGTCGCCTACGTCAACGGAGTCTATCAGCCACACGGCCAGGCGGTGATCCATGTCGAGGATCGGGGCTTCCAATTCGCCGACGGCGTCTATGAGGTCTGGTCGGTGTTCGAGGGTCGCCTGGCCGACTTCGACGGGCATCTGACGCGCCTGAAGCGCAGCCTGACCGAGCTGAAGATCGACATCCCGATGAGCGACGGCGCCCTGTCGCGCGTGCTGGCCGAGACGATCCGCAGGAACCGCGTCAGGACCGGCATCGTCTATCTGCAGGTCACACGCGGCACGGCGTCGCGTGATCACGCCTTCCCGCGAGATGTAGCGCCCAGCGTCGTGGTGACGGCCAGGACAATCGATCTGAACAAGGGCGAGGCGTTGGCGAGAACGGGCGCGGCGGGCGTGACCCAGCCGGACATCCGCTGGGGCCGTTGCGACATCAAGACGGTAGGGCTTCTGCCGAACGTGCTGGCCAAGCAGGCGGCGCGCGAGAAGGGCGCCTATGAGTGCCTGATGTTCGACGAGATGGGGCTGGTGACGGAAGGATCGTCCACCAACGCCTGGATCGTGGACGAGCACGGCAAGCTGCGCACGCGTGACGCCCAGGCCAACATCCTGAAGGGCATCACCCGCATGGCGTTGATGAAGCTGGCCGAGTCCGAGGGGATCGAGCTGGAGGAACGCGCCTTCACGGTGGAGGAGGCCAAGCGCGCGCGCGAGGTGTTCGTCACCGCCGCAAGCTCCTTTGTGATGCCGCTGGTGTCGCTGGACGGCGCACGGATCGGCGATGGCCGGCCGGGTCCGATCGCGACGCGCCTGCGCGACGTCTACCTTGAACAAGCCCGCCGCGAGGCCATCTAG
- the hfq gene encoding RNA chaperone Hfq — MSQDKKQSLQDTFLNSVRKTKTPLTIFLVNGVKLQGIVTWFDNFCVLLRRDGQSQLVYKHAISTIMPSAPVQLYEPETEED, encoded by the coding sequence ATGTCGCAAGACAAGAAACAGAGCCTTCAGGACACCTTCCTCAACTCGGTCCGCAAGACCAAGACGCCGCTGACCATCTTTCTGGTCAATGGCGTCAAGCTGCAGGGCATCGTGACCTGGTTCGACAACTTCTGCGTGCTTCTGCGCCGCGACGGCCAATCGCAGCTGGTCTACAAGCACGCCATTTCCACCATCATGCCGTCCGCGCCCGTGCAGCTGTACGAGCCGGAAACCGAAGAAGACTGA
- the hflX gene encoding GTPase HflX, whose amino-acid sequence MTSKLIDHAAPIQRAVVIHPDGRSESPRLAQERLDEATGLARALDLDIRAEEIVRMRKVAPATLFGSGKVEELAALIRAAEADVAVIDDQLSPVQQRNLEKAWEVKVVDRTGLILEIFGRRARTKEGRLQVELARLDYERSRLVRTWTHLERQRGGTGSTGGPGETQIELDRRLIADRIVKLKAELEEVRRTRGLHRTARKRVPFPTVALVGYTNAGKSTLFNRLTGSEVLAKDLLFATLDTTQRTIRLPQGRPAIISDTVGFVSDLPHELVESFRATLEEVGEADLILHVRDIASPDTEAQAADVEAVLKQIPTPEGRTRRVLEVWNKIDLLEPEARETVLGQAERLGEEGKVAAVSAWTGEGLEALREAIAGLIDDDPETEIMLDPAHGEALAWLYEHGRVTSRETDEEGRTCLAVRLHPAALGRFERLYPDLAG is encoded by the coding sequence TTGACCTCCAAACTCATTGATCATGCCGCCCCGATCCAGCGCGCGGTTGTCATCCACCCCGACGGACGCTCCGAGTCGCCTCGCCTGGCGCAGGAGCGTCTGGACGAGGCGACGGGCCTGGCCCGCGCACTCGATCTCGACATCCGCGCCGAAGAGATCGTTCGGATGCGCAAGGTCGCGCCGGCCACCCTGTTCGGCTCGGGCAAGGTGGAGGAACTCGCCGCCCTGATCCGCGCGGCCGAAGCCGATGTCGCCGTCATCGACGACCAGCTTTCGCCGGTTCAGCAGCGCAATCTCGAAAAGGCCTGGGAGGTAAAGGTCGTCGATCGGACCGGCCTGATCCTGGAAATCTTCGGACGGCGCGCGCGCACCAAGGAGGGCCGTTTGCAGGTCGAGCTGGCTCGGCTCGACTACGAGCGTTCCCGGCTCGTCCGCACCTGGACCCACTTGGAGCGTCAGCGCGGCGGCACCGGCTCGACCGGCGGTCCTGGCGAAACCCAGATCGAACTGGACCGGCGCCTGATCGCCGATCGGATCGTCAAGCTGAAGGCTGAATTGGAAGAGGTGCGCCGCACGCGCGGCCTGCACCGGACGGCCAGAAAGCGCGTGCCGTTCCCGACCGTCGCCCTGGTCGGCTACACCAACGCCGGCAAATCGACGCTGTTTAACCGGCTGACCGGATCGGAGGTTTTGGCCAAGGACCTGTTGTTCGCCACCCTGGACACCACCCAGCGCACCATCCGCCTGCCGCAAGGGCGGCCGGCCATCATCTCCGACACCGTGGGCTTCGTCTCGGATCTGCCGCACGAATTGGTGGAGAGCTTCCGCGCCACGCTGGAGGAGGTGGGCGAGGCCGACCTGATCCTGCACGTGCGCGATATCGCCTCGCCCGACACCGAGGCGCAGGCCGCCGACGTCGAGGCGGTGCTGAAGCAGATTCCGACGCCCGAAGGCCGGACGCGTCGGGTGCTGGAAGTCTGGAACAAGATCGACCTGCTGGAGCCCGAAGCGCGCGAGACCGTGCTCGGCCAGGCCGAGCGCCTTGGCGAGGAAGGCAAGGTGGCGGCGGTGTCAGCCTGGACCGGCGAGGGGCTGGAGGCGTTGCGCGAAGCGATCGCCGGCCTGATCGACGACGATCCGGAAACCGAGATCATGCTGGACCCTGCCCACGGCGAAGCCTTGGCCTGGCTGTACGAGCATGGTCGCGTGACCTCGCGCGAAACCGACGAAGAGGGCCGCACCTGCCTGGCGGTTCGGCTTCACCCGGCGGCGCTGGGCCGGTTCGAGCGGCTGTATCCCGACCTCGCGGGCTGA